AATCCTGTAAATCgcagagtcatggaatggtttgggttggaggggacctcaaagcccagccagttccaaccctcctgccgtgggcagggacacctcccactgagtcagagtgctcaaagctccatccaacctggccttcattGGGGtcattgaggtcccttccaacccaaaccatcctgtgattctctgaagacctccagcccctggaaccaccattcccttcttctctccctcttgtcCAACCAGGCACGGGGTCACCCTTTGGAGTGAGTCTTCCCCTTCGTGCCCTTCTCACCTTGTGCAGCGACCACGATGGAGACCTTGCCTCGCCCAGGAGACAGAATGAGGCTGAAGCAGAGTTTGCTGTGAAAACTATTTATTCCTACCCAGAGAACAGACTAGAAACAACATCCTAACAAAACACAACCAGTCATCGTAGGCTTGGATGGGGAGCTTGAGGTGGGAGGGTAGGACCAAGCAGGTCTGGGACCTCAAGgctgcctgtggagcagcagccagcGGCCCAGCACAACGTGGTGGTGGCATCATTCAGCCTGCCCTGCGTCCTCTTCCCCCTGTTCTCAGGTCCTTCCACCGGTCAGGACCTGCAGGAGCTCCTTCACCTTAGTGAATAAGTCCACCAGCTTGTTGATTGGAATCGGGCAGGCGCTGAAAGCGCTCGGCTCCGTCGCTGGGGTTATCTCCACAGGGTTTGTTGTGGTCGGAAAGTGGCTCCAAGTGCGTTCCGATGCAGGTGCCACTGGAGCCGAGTAGCGCGTCATCACCCCCAGGATCCAGTCACGGAAATGCTGCGTGGCGGTGTAGACCCCGGGACGATGGGCTCGGGCACAGCCTGTCCCAAAGCTGGTCACCCCCACCAGCCAGAAGTGGTCAGTAGAGGGATCTTGGCAGACCAGAGgacccccgctgtccccctgcggagaagaaaagaggattcagagggtgctgggggctccGTAAGCCCCAGggatctgctcctgctctctgccagcagttGCCAGAGCTGTGTTCCCTGCCCAGAAAGGTTCTCCTAGAGTGCTGGAGCCAACGGAACGTGGTTGGGGAGGTGTTTGTGGGACTCTCAGGCAGgttctctcctggctgtggggcagagggatgttCCAGGGTTGGTCCCTGcatgctgagaacatgggatgaGCTTTTTTTGCAGAGTCACCGTGCTGTGGGACAACTGGACGCTGAgcatggagcagcagctggagatgaggaggagacCCCCGGAGCGATGGGGACCCCGTGGTGGGAGGGGGACTTGCTAGGGACTGGGATCACCCTCCTACCTGGCAGGTGTCGATGCCGCCCTGCGCGTAGCCCGCACACAGGTTGTGGGGGTGGACGGCGCCCCTGTACCACCCGCTGCTGTTACAGACTTGGGTGTCGATGAGGTGGACGCGGGCCTCCTGCAGCACCGGCAGTGCTCCAGAAGCTGTGGGGACAAGACAGGAATGAATCCCCAGCACATGCCAccagttctcctcctctcttccccagggcttggctttGCATCGGCAGCGGCATCGCTGTGGTGTTCCCCTTCCACCCTGCTCTGGTTGGCACCTCATTCCCACCTCCCCGGacgcagatcatagaatcaccaggttggaaaagacccatcggatcatcgagtccaaccattcccatcaatcactaacccatgtccctcagcacctcgtccacccgtcccttaaactcctccaggggagggaactccaccacctcccaggatACAAATACGTCATGGGAACTCACATCTGGCCGTGGTGACCCCCCAGCCGCTGACGtagcagctcctcagctgccagagctgcagggagaagtcGGGGACGCAGGCGAGCTGCACGTAGAGGCCGCAGTGGAAGGGCTCGTAGAGCTCCATCAGGGCGATGTCGTTCCTCTGAGTGATGTTGTAATAGTCTTCGTGGATGATGATCCGCCTGACATAGCGCACTTGTTCCTCGGGACCCGGGCGAGTCAACGAGGTGGTTCCGGCCACCACGCGCCACGCTGGGACGTGCCTGGAAggtggatggagagagaagtgagagggagaggagccacgcgctgcagcttccctgcctcctgcttcccaagtgggagaggagagcatctAGGGAGGGTGCGACTGCCCCAACGCGCCCGAAGGAGAAGAACCATGGAGATGGAGGCATCGGCGATGCAGTGACACAAGCCCAGCCTTTTTCTGGATGCAGAAAAAGGGCGTCTGCCAGGGTTTGAGggatctccctgtcccctgctcctccttacTGGGTATTGACGAAGCAGTGGGCGGCTGTCAGCACCCACTGGGGGTGGATGATGGTCCCTCCGCACACGGGGGCCAAGTGCGTCTTGAACACCTGCTGGACGCTCACAATCCATGGCCAGGAACCCAGCTGTGCATTTTTGCCTCCAACCACTCGCCCGGTGCCGTAAGCCAAGGGACGGAGTCCACAGGTCCTGTGGAAACCAGAAACTCGTTACTGTCCTGCTTGAGACTTGGAGCTGAAGGGCAGGCACCTTCCCTCCCCATCCGGCATCGCTGTGTGGAGCACGGAGCCAAGGAACCCTGTGGGGCACCCAGGTGTCcacctctgtctctgctttagCTCTTAGGGAGCCCTTAGCAGCctgggaaatggagaagaatAGCAGGAACCACATGGGGTTGGAGAAAGAACCACATGGGAATGGAGAAGGAACGATATGGGactggagaaggaaccacatggagctggagaaggaaccatATGGGATTGGAGAAGGAACTACATGGAGTTGGAGAAAGAACAagatggagctggagagggaaccacatggaggtggagaaggaacaacatggggttggagaaggaaccacatgggGTTGGTGAAGCTGTTGGGAAGCGAGCATCCTCCAGTGAAGTCCAGCAGTGTTGCCcaagctccctcccagcctgttccactCACTCGCAGGTGTCCCAGGAGCCCTGTGCTGGCCAGAACAAGGCCAGGAAGATGAGGACTAAGAGAACCTTCATGGTTCTAGCGACACGAGGGAGATGAAGATCTGAGAgctggtgtccagcagagcaccagcCTACACACTGCCCGTAGCGCCCACGCTGCCCGCAGAGCCCGTGGCCCCAAGCTGATGTCACAGAGTGGCTGCTTCTGGGGGCTGGGTCTGGGGAACTCGGGACtagggggggacatggggtgttccaagtgggaggggaggcaggaggtggggttggacaccccaaaatcccctacaAAACGCTCTGCTGGGGTGGTGTGTGTGGTTCcgagctctgcctgcccagagccagcagggaaaccCCAAGGGTGGCAGCACAGGCTCTCTGGGAAGGGCACAGAATCGTTGAGGTTGGGAAAGAActcgaagatcatccagttcaaccatccACACAACACCAGCTCTGCCTACTAAGCCACGTCCCTATGTGTCCCCACCgcaccctctgccagggcttcatcgctctttcagtaaagaattttttcctagtatccatcTAAGGCTCCTCTGGCACAACCTGAGTccct
This genomic window from Phaenicophaeus curvirostris isolate KB17595 chromosome 1, BPBGC_Pcur_1.0, whole genome shotgun sequence contains:
- the LOC138716777 gene encoding acrosin-like, which translates into the protein MKMLLAFLLLALCQPAQASWETCETCGLRPLAYGTGRVVGGKNAQLGSWPWIVSVQQVFKTHLAPVCGGTIIHPQWVLTAAHCFVNTQHVPAWRVVAGTTSLTRPGPEEQVRYVRRIIIHEDYYNITQRNDIALMELYEPFHCGLYVQLACVPDFSLQLWQLRSCYVSGWGVTTARSSGALPVLQEARVHLIDTQVCNSSGWYRGAVHPHNLCAGYAQGGIDTCQGDSGGPLVCQDPSTDHFWLVGVTSFGTGCARAHRPGVYTATQHFRDWILGVMTRYSAPVAPASERTWSHFPTTTNPVEITPATEPSAFSACPIPINKLVDLFTKVKELLQVLTGGRT